A window of the Gossypium arboreum isolate Shixiya-1 chromosome 2, ASM2569848v2, whole genome shotgun sequence genome harbors these coding sequences:
- the LOC108459663 gene encoding uncharacterized protein LOC108459663 isoform X1 → MFHHMPDNHHQICFVRHEDHRVLAVVKIVDDVVVVQDRSVRFVGSLGILLGVAFTNMIRRLMGCMHRRSGLISQSTVSMGGHAIKSTRSSGLAIPSTVVDLAWYPDSGATAHMTNDSVNFFMLACTMEKVRLLSIMEFLYLLHMLVVHLFWLMILVRCCLRICCMFLILGKIYCLFLSLLRTMVYSLNFIPTAAMLRI, encoded by the exons ATGTTCCATCATATGCCAGACAACCACCACCAGATATGTTTCGTTCGTCACGAGGATCATAGGGTTCTCGCCGTTGTAAAGATCGTGGACGACGTGGTGGTGGTGCAAGACCGTAGTGTTAGATTTGTGGGAAGTTTGGGTATCTTGCTCGGTGTTGCTTTTACAAATATGATTCGACGTCTGATGG GTTGTATGCATCGTCGATCGGGGCTCATATCTCAGTCGACTGTTTCAATGGGTGGCCATGCAATAAAATCGACTAGATCTTCTGGGCTTGCTATTCCATCTACAGTTGTCGATCTGGCGTGGTATCCAGACAGTGGCGCCACTGCTCATATGACGAATGACTCAGTTAACTTTTTTATGCTCGCTTGTACAATGGAGAAGGTAAGGTTGTTATCAATAATGGAGTTTCTCTACCTATTACATATGTTGGTGGTTCATCTATTTTGGCTGATGATTCTAGTCCGTTGTTGCTTAAGGATTTGTTGTATGTTCCTGATATTAGGAAAAATTTATTGTCTGTTTCTAAGTTTGCTAAGGACAATGGTGTATTCTTTGAATTTTATCCCAACTGCAGCTATGTTAAGGATTTGA
- the LOC108459663 gene encoding uncharacterized protein LOC108459663 isoform X2: protein MCCVDDRLHSSYYAPDPAICGPFQQIQPTLNEIDSTQHGQSPHFHMPTVIGQTLHGFFVSGSGCMHRRSGLISQSTVSMGGHAIKSTRSSGLAIPSTVVDLAWYPDSGATAHMTNDSVNFFMLACTMEKLC from the exons ATGTGTTGTGTGGATGATAGGTTACATTCTTCTTATTATGCACCTGATCCAGCAATATGTGGGCCCTTTCAACAGATTCAACCCACACTTAATGAAATAGATTCAACTCAGCATGGTCAAAGTCCTCACTTTCACATGCCTACGGTTATTGGTCAGACATTACATGGGTTTTTTGTTTCTGGTTCAGGTTGTATGCATCGTCGATCGGGGCTCATATCTCAGTCGACTGTTTCAATGGGTGGCCATGCAATAAAATCGACTAGATCTTCTGGGCTTGCTATTCCATCTACAGTTGTCGATCTGGCGTGGTATCCAGACAGTGGCGCCACTGCTCATATGACGAATGACTCAGTTAACTTTTTTATGCTCGCTTGTACAATGGAGAAG CTATGTTAA